One window of Thermocoleostomius sinensis A174 genomic DNA carries:
- a CDS encoding NAD(P)/FAD-dependent oxidoreductase → MSPTAQQTQSTQPAEQIHQNLSAPEAIAPPVKHHQIVIVGGGAAGITVAAQLLKRNRALDIAIIEPSDKHYYQPGWTLVGGGVSPIDKFIRDEKDVIPNGATWIQARVAKLDPDRNRVITEAEQVIEYDYLVLCPGIQIDWHLIKGLKEALGRGGVTSNYSKDYAPYTWETIRNFKGGNALFTYPATPIKCGGAPQKVMYMADDTFKRHSGVGVNTTVMFCTAGASMFAVPEYSASLDRVVARRGIVTKFKHNLKEIKADTQEAIFDVTTDNGVEEVSLHYDMIHVAPPMSAPDFIKQSPLAGAGGWVDVDKATLQHTRYANVFSLGDASSLPTSKTAAAARKQAPILVQNLLSLIQSQPIAAEYDGYTCCPLITGYNSTIMAEFAYGGKLAPSFPLDPTQERYSMYLAKAYVLPWLYWNRMLKGEGFEADIFKPLNKLLRR, encoded by the coding sequence GTGTCACCGACTGCACAGCAAACCCAATCAACGCAACCTGCTGAACAGATTCATCAAAATCTCTCGGCTCCTGAGGCGATCGCCCCTCCGGTGAAGCACCACCAAATTGTGATTGTGGGGGGAGGAGCCGCCGGAATTACGGTTGCAGCCCAACTGCTGAAGCGAAATCGCGCCCTGGATATTGCCATTATTGAACCGTCTGACAAACACTACTATCAACCGGGCTGGACGCTGGTGGGCGGCGGTGTGTCTCCTATTGACAAATTCATTCGGGATGAAAAAGATGTCATTCCCAACGGCGCAACTTGGATTCAAGCGCGGGTGGCGAAACTTGATCCCGATCGCAATAGGGTCATCACCGAAGCAGAACAAGTCATTGAGTACGATTACTTAGTGCTCTGTCCTGGCATTCAAATTGACTGGCATCTGATTAAAGGACTAAAAGAAGCCCTGGGTCGAGGCGGAGTCACCAGTAACTACTCCAAAGACTACGCCCCCTACACTTGGGAAACGATCCGAAACTTCAAAGGTGGGAATGCTCTCTTCACCTATCCTGCTACACCCATCAAGTGTGGCGGTGCACCCCAGAAAGTGATGTACATGGCGGATGATACCTTCAAGCGCCATAGCGGCGTCGGAGTCAACACAACCGTGATGTTTTGCACCGCTGGGGCATCCATGTTTGCCGTGCCAGAATATTCTGCCTCTCTGGATCGAGTGGTGGCACGACGCGGCATTGTCACCAAATTTAAGCACAATCTCAAGGAAATCAAAGCCGATACGCAAGAAGCCATTTTTGATGTCACTACGGATAACGGCGTTGAGGAAGTCAGCCTTCACTACGATATGATCCATGTGGCCCCTCCCATGAGTGCGCCTGATTTCATCAAGCAAAGTCCACTGGCTGGGGCTGGCGGCTGGGTAGATGTTGATAAAGCTACGCTGCAACACACCCGTTATGCCAATGTGTTTTCCTTAGGGGATGCCTCCTCTTTGCCAACTTCTAAGACGGCCGCCGCTGCCCGTAAGCAAGCCCCGATCTTGGTTCAGAACTTATTGTCTTTAATCCAATCGCAGCCGATCGCAGCAGAATACGATGGCTATACCTGCTGTCCCCTGATCACAGGTTACAACTCAACAATCATGGCAGAGTTTGCCTATGGGGGAAAGCTGGCTCCCTCGTTTCCGCTTGATCCCACCCAGGAACGCTACTCGATGTATTTGGCAAAAGCTTATGTGTTGCCTTGGTTGTACTGGAACAGGATGCTGAAGGGTGAAGGATTTGAAGCCGATATTTTCAAACCCCTCAACAAATTGCTCCGCCGCTAG
- a CDS encoding MBL fold metallo-hydrolase has product MIFRQLFDQDTWTYTYLIADPNTKEAVLVDSVIEQVERDYKLINELGLTLKYCLETHVHADHITGAGKLRELTGCETIVPAKAQVACADRHIQHGEVLKVGEIEIQAIATPGHTDSHMAYLVNGDRVLTGDALFIRGCGRTDFQSGDAGTLYDSVTENLFTLPDGTLVYPAHDYRGHSVSTIAEEEQWNPRFVGRTRDQFIEFMNGLNLPDPKKIMEAVPANEQCGNVLVTS; this is encoded by the coding sequence ATGATATTTCGCCAATTGTTTGATCAAGACACCTGGACTTATACCTATCTGATTGCTGACCCCAACACCAAGGAAGCGGTTTTGGTTGACTCTGTAATTGAGCAAGTCGAGCGCGATTATAAGCTAATCAACGAGTTGGGATTGACCTTGAAATACTGCTTAGAAACCCATGTCCACGCTGACCATATCACAGGTGCTGGAAAGCTGCGGGAGTTGACAGGCTGTGAAACCATTGTGCCAGCGAAGGCTCAAGTTGCCTGTGCCGATCGCCATATTCAGCATGGAGAAGTCTTGAAAGTCGGCGAGATTGAAATTCAGGCGATTGCAACTCCAGGACATACCGACAGCCACATGGCGTATCTGGTGAACGGCGATCGAGTGTTGACGGGGGATGCGCTGTTTATTCGCGGCTGCGGACGGACTGATTTCCAAAGCGGTGATGCAGGTACACTATATGATTCTGTGACAGAGAATCTGTTCACGCTGCCAGATGGAACGCTCGTGTATCCTGCCCATGACTATCGCGGTCATAGTGTTTCTACCATTGCTGAAGAAGAACAATGGAACCCGCGCTTTGTGGGGCGAACCCGCGATCAGTTCATTGAGTTTATGAATGGGCTGAATCTTCCTGATCCCAAAAAAATCATGGAAGCGGTTCCGGCAAATGAACAATGCGGTAATGTGCTTGTGACTAGTTAG
- a CDS encoding rhodanese-like domain-containing protein, with the protein MTSMNEMSFNHPSQTRRDRLKTIDPDSLNTLLSQQAVTLVDVREPSEHAGEKIPGSVLMPLSKFDPNSIPFDSNKPTVLYCRTGNRSAQAAQKLFAAGLDEVTHLEGGLSAWVQAGYPTEVNKNAPISLMRQVQIVAGSLVVIGTVLGAFVSPWFLLLSGFVGSGLVFAGITNTCALAMLLAKLPYNQRV; encoded by the coding sequence ATGACCAGCATGAATGAGATGTCTTTCAATCATCCAAGTCAAACTCGACGCGATCGTTTGAAAACCATTGATCCAGACTCTCTGAATACCTTATTGAGTCAGCAAGCCGTCACACTCGTCGATGTGCGTGAGCCTTCTGAACATGCGGGCGAAAAGATTCCCGGTTCAGTTCTGATGCCGTTATCCAAATTTGATCCAAATAGCATTCCATTTGATAGCAACAAACCTACAGTGTTGTACTGTCGAACAGGGAATCGCTCAGCCCAAGCGGCACAGAAATTGTTTGCAGCAGGGCTGGATGAAGTGACGCACTTGGAAGGAGGATTATCGGCTTGGGTGCAGGCAGGGTATCCAACTGAGGTAAACAAAAATGCGCCCATTAGTCTGATGCGCCAGGTACAAATTGTGGCAGGTTCTCTGGTGGTAATTGGCACTGTACTGGGTGCGTTTGTGTCTCCCTGGTTCTTGCTCCTCAGCGGTTTTGTGGGTTCCGGGCTAGTTTTTGCTGGAATTACTAATACCTGTGCGTTAGCCATGCTACTTGCCAAATTGCCTTACAACCAGCGCGTTTAG
- a CDS encoding ArsR/SmtB family transcription factor encodes MNAEAVDECGISKLTPAALSLMADFFKVLSEVSRLQIVCSLKTGAKNVTEILEETGLGQANVSKHLKMLTQAGVVAREQRGVCVYYRIANPFLFELCDLVCDALTVQIEQQSQQLQQLSQLRQVR; translated from the coding sequence ATGAATGCAGAAGCAGTGGATGAGTGCGGCATTTCCAAACTCACGCCCGCAGCCTTGAGCCTAATGGCAGACTTCTTCAAAGTCTTATCAGAAGTGAGTCGGCTTCAAATTGTCTGTTCCTTGAAAACAGGTGCAAAGAATGTGACGGAGATTCTTGAAGAAACAGGATTGGGGCAGGCAAATGTTTCCAAGCATTTGAAAATGCTGACTCAAGCGGGGGTAGTTGCCCGTGAGCAGCGTGGCGTCTGCGTATACTATCGCATTGCCAATCCATTTTTGTTTGAACTGTGTGATTTGGTTTGTGATGCGTTAACGGTGCAGATTGAACAGCAAAGCCAACAGCTTCAGCAATTGTCGCAGTTAAGGCAGGTCCGTTAG